One segment of Pasteurella skyensis DNA contains the following:
- a CDS encoding carbon starvation CstA family protein, producing the protein MNSVFLLLTGLGCMAVGFFVYSKFIAEKIFKLSDDFKTPAHEFKDGIDYVPTNKYVLWGHHFTSVAGAAPIIGPAIAVIWGWVPAFIWVVFGTIFMAGVHDMSAIWASVRNRGQSMGFIVGKVIGGRARALLMVVIFLLLLMVNTAFGTVIARMMVKTPSSVLPVWGALVVAFIIGQAIYRFKLSLPIVSIVGVIALYTLIWLGPQCPIALPTEMMGMSSTGWWILILFAYAAVASLLPVWMLLQPRDYINGLQLFIGLGILYVSIMLFAPDVVAPAFNENMPNGTPPIMPLLFVTIACGAISGFHGLVSSGTTSKQINNEKDIRFVGYFGAMGEGMLSLGAIIAATAGFATLADWEAVYTAFGKGSIGAFINGGGEIINQGVGISKEISVTMLTVMAALFAGTTMDTGVRLQRYIVQEFGEIYNLPILKNGTVATLSAVGICIGLVFGTGGDDGAGGLTIWPLFGTTNQLMAGLTLLIVSVMLLRRGIKSWYTLLPMAFLLCMTVMALLIQLQAFYVKEQWLLLVLDIVILIASIMVSFECVSVLRKEWPSKDKQAE; encoded by the coding sequence ATGAATAGTGTCTTTCTACTGCTAACAGGTCTTGGTTGTATGGCTGTTGGTTTTTTTGTTTATTCAAAATTTATCGCTGAAAAAATTTTTAAACTCAGTGATGATTTCAAAACGCCTGCTCACGAATTTAAAGATGGTATCGATTACGTACCAACCAATAAATATGTGCTTTGGGGACATCATTTTACTTCCGTTGCAGGAGCTGCTCCAATCATTGGTCCAGCGATTGCGGTAATTTGGGGTTGGGTTCCTGCTTTTATTTGGGTTGTATTTGGTACGATCTTTATGGCAGGTGTACACGATATGTCTGCGATTTGGGCATCAGTGCGTAATCGTGGTCAATCAATGGGCTTTATCGTAGGTAAAGTCATTGGAGGTCGTGCAAGAGCATTGTTGATGGTAGTAATTTTCCTATTATTACTAATGGTAAATACGGCTTTTGGTACTGTAATTGCTCGAATGATGGTCAAAACCCCTTCTTCGGTATTACCAGTTTGGGGAGCTTTAGTTGTCGCATTTATTATCGGGCAAGCAATTTATCGCTTTAAATTATCACTACCAATTGTGTCAATTGTAGGTGTTATTGCATTATATACGTTAATTTGGTTAGGACCACAATGTCCGATTGCATTACCAACAGAAATGATGGGAATGAGCAGCACTGGTTGGTGGATTTTAATTCTTTTTGCTTATGCAGCAGTGGCATCATTACTTCCTGTATGGATGTTGTTACAACCTCGTGATTATATCAATGGTTTACAATTATTTATTGGGTTAGGTATTTTATACGTTTCAATTATGCTATTTGCCCCAGATGTGGTGGCACCAGCATTTAATGAAAATATGCCAAACGGTACACCACCGATTATGCCATTATTATTCGTAACCATTGCCTGTGGAGCGATTTCAGGTTTCCACGGTTTAGTTTCATCAGGTACAACGTCAAAACAAATTAACAACGAAAAAGATATTCGTTTTGTGGGGTACTTTGGTGCTATGGGCGAAGGAATGCTTTCTCTTGGTGCAATCATTGCTGCAACAGCAGGTTTTGCAACCTTAGCTGATTGGGAAGCTGTTTATACTGCATTTGGTAAAGGTTCGATCGGTGCATTTATCAATGGTGGTGGTGAAATCATCAATCAAGGTGTCGGAATCAGTAAAGAAATTTCAGTCACAATGTTAACGGTAATGGCGGCATTGTTCGCTGGAACAACAATGGATACAGGTGTGCGTTTACAACGTTATATCGTACAAGAATTTGGTGAAATCTATAACTTACCAATCTTGAAAAATGGTACAGTTGCAACTTTATCAGCGGTAGGTATCTGTATCGGATTAGTATTCGGAACAGGTGGCGATGATGGTGCAGGTGGTTTAACAATCTGGCCTTTATTCGGTACAACAAACCAGTTGATGGCAGGTTTAACCTTATTAATCGTATCTGTAATGTTATTACGTAGAGGGATTAAGAGCTGGTACACTTTATTACCAATGGCATTTCTTCTATGTATGACAGTAATGGCATTATTAATCCAATTACAAGCTTTCTATGTTAAAGAGCAGTGGTTATTATTAGTGTTAGATATTGTTATTTTAATCGCATCTATTATGGTATCTTTTGAGTGCGTATCTGTGCTTAGAAAAGAATGGCCATCAAAAGATAAACAAGCTGAATAA
- the pnuC gene encoding nicotinamide riboside transporter PnuC codes for MNYKTLVEQVKHELFSGWKPFEVIWLGLFLLAQIVAFILQPDTLLGMIAGISGIICVVFVGKGKISNYFFGLIFAYSYFYVSLGNNYLGEMNTTLYVYIPAQFIGYFLWKENMQNNQSGDESVIAKALDLKGWVILATSVAVGSLCFISALRYFGGSAAGLDGVTTVLVVAAQLLMVLRYREQWALWIIINILSIILWVDTAAMYLMYGAYLLNSLYGYYNWTKLQKA; via the coding sequence ATGAACTACAAAACACTTGTTGAACAAGTTAAACACGAGCTTTTTTCAGGCTGGAAGCCGTTTGAAGTTATTTGGTTAGGTTTATTTTTATTAGCACAAATCGTTGCTTTTATTCTTCAACCAGATACTTTATTGGGAATGATTGCGGGTATTTCAGGAATCATTTGTGTTGTTTTTGTAGGTAAAGGAAAAATCAGTAACTACTTTTTTGGTTTAATTTTTGCTTATAGTTATTTTTATGTTTCTCTAGGTAATAATTACTTAGGTGAGATGAATACAACGCTTTATGTATATATTCCTGCTCAGTTTATCGGTTATTTTCTTTGGAAAGAGAATATGCAAAATAACCAAAGTGGTGATGAAAGTGTTATTGCTAAAGCATTAGATTTAAAAGGTTGGGTAATTCTCGCTACCAGTGTTGCAGTTGGCTCCTTATGTTTTATTAGTGCATTAAGATATTTTGGTGGAAGTGCTGCAGGGCTTGATGGTGTAACAACAGTATTAGTTGTTGCCGCTCAATTACTTATGGTGTTACGTTACCGTGAACAATGGGCATTATGGATTATCATCAATATTCTCAGTATCATCTTATGGGTAGATACTGCTGCAATGTATTTAATGTATGGAGCCTATTTACTTAACTCATTATATGGTTACTACAACTGGACAAAATTACAAAAAGCCTAA
- a CDS encoding YfgM family protein, protein MMSEYLNQTEEQEFNNVKKWFKENGTPILVVICVISLSIFGWKFWQNHKLQATQQASATYQAIVESYVKDPETNQPLVEKFISENKDTSYAVFSALELAKKQVEANEFTKAQTTLQNTLPSTEDATLQNIIRLRLAMVDYQLNQLDDALSLLSQVEGKAWNLRKQILTGDILVAKGDITAAKSAYQQAKENAPINMQSLIDMRINNL, encoded by the coding sequence ATTATGAGTGAATATTTAAATCAAACCGAAGAACAAGAATTTAACAATGTTAAAAAGTGGTTTAAAGAAAATGGTACGCCGATTCTGGTGGTTATTTGTGTTATATCATTGAGTATCTTTGGTTGGAAATTTTGGCAAAACCATAAATTACAAGCAACACAACAAGCTTCTGCTACCTATCAAGCTATCGTAGAAAGCTATGTAAAAGATCCTGAAACAAACCAACCCCTTGTAGAAAAATTTATTTCTGAAAATAAAGATACAAGCTACGCCGTATTTTCAGCATTAGAGCTAGCTAAAAAACAAGTAGAAGCCAACGAGTTTACAAAAGCACAAACCACGTTGCAGAATACCTTGCCAAGTACTGAAGATGCAACTTTACAAAATATTATTCGTTTACGTTTAGCAATGGTTGATTATCAATTAAACCAACTTGATGATGCATTGAGCCTATTATCACAAGTAGAAGGTAAAGCGTGGAATTTACGTAAGCAAATTTTAACTGGCGATATTTTAGTTGCAAAAGGGGATATTACAGCGGCGAAAAGTGCTTATCAACAAGCTAAAGAAAATGCGCCAATAAATATGCAATCTTTGATTGATATGCGTATAAATAACTTGTAA
- the hisS gene encoding histidine--tRNA ligase gives MAKSIQAIRGMNDCAPTETPLWQWVEKQIRETLASYGYSEMRSPVLEPTALFKRGVGEATDIVEKEMFTFLDRDNESLTLRPEGTAGCVRAAIQNGWIYNNEQRLWYMGPMFRYERPQKGRYRQFHQCGVEVFGVNNPEADAELILLTARLWEKLGIRQHVTLELNSIGGLETRTKYREALVEFLNNHLDILDEDCKRRLSTNPIRILDTKNPDIQAVLNDAPKLHSFLNEEEQQHFAGVRQILDQMGIDYVINQKLVRGLDYYNKTVFEWVTTALGSQGTVCAGGRYDGLVAQLGGHATAGVGFAMGLERLVLLVQEVNSNVILPRNVDIYVVYNGENVTASAFKLAETLRTELPELRTMLHCSGGAFKKQFKRADKLGAKIALVLGESEVADNTVVIKDLFGEVEQVTLSQDELINELKKRF, from the coding sequence GTGGCAAAAAGTATTCAAGCAATTCGTGGAATGAACGATTGTGCTCCAACAGAAACTCCATTATGGCAATGGGTAGAAAAACAAATTCGAGAAACACTCGCAAGCTATGGCTATAGTGAAATGCGTAGCCCTGTGTTAGAGCCAACAGCACTTTTTAAACGTGGTGTTGGGGAAGCAACAGATATTGTTGAAAAAGAGATGTTTACCTTTTTGGATCGTGATAATGAAAGCTTAACATTACGTCCTGAAGGCACCGCGGGTTGTGTACGAGCGGCGATACAAAATGGGTGGATTTATAATAACGAACAACGCCTTTGGTATATGGGTCCAATGTTCCGTTATGAGCGTCCTCAAAAAGGACGTTACCGCCAATTCCACCAATGTGGAGTAGAAGTTTTTGGTGTTAATAATCCTGAAGCTGATGCTGAGTTGATTTTATTAACTGCTCGTTTATGGGAAAAATTAGGTATTCGCCAACACGTCACTTTAGAATTAAATTCTATTGGTGGCTTAGAAACTCGCACTAAATACCGTGAGGCATTAGTTGAATTTTTAAATAATCATTTAGATATTTTAGATGAAGATTGTAAACGTCGTTTAAGCACGAACCCTATTCGTATTTTAGATACTAAAAATCCTGATATTCAAGCAGTATTAAATGATGCACCTAAATTGCATAGTTTTTTAAACGAAGAAGAGCAGCAACATTTCGCTGGAGTGCGTCAAATTTTGGATCAGATGGGAATTGATTATGTAATCAATCAAAAACTGGTACGTGGTTTAGATTATTACAACAAAACGGTGTTTGAATGGGTCACTACCGCATTAGGTTCACAAGGAACAGTATGTGCTGGTGGTCGTTATGATGGTTTAGTTGCTCAACTCGGCGGTCACGCCACCGCAGGTGTTGGTTTTGCAATGGGATTAGAGCGTTTAGTACTTCTCGTTCAAGAAGTAAACAGTAATGTTATATTACCTCGCAATGTTGATATTTATGTGGTTTATAATGGTGAAAATGTGACTGCCTCAGCATTTAAACTCGCTGAAACATTACGCACAGAATTACCCGAATTACGCACAATGCTACATTGCAGTGGTGGTGCATTTAAAAAGCAATTTAAACGTGCCGATAAACTAGGGGCAAAAATTGCCTTGGTATTGGGTGAAAGTGAAGTGGCAGACAATACTGTGGTGATAAAAGATCTATTTGGTGAAGTAGAACAAGTTACACTTTCTCAAGATGAACTAATTAACGAATTAAAAAAACGTTTTTAA
- a CDS encoding 2-hydroxyacid dehydrogenase: MKIAIFGTKNYDRKYLELINSKFGFELKFFDFMLNVQTVKMVEGCDAVCIFVNDDGSRKVLEKLAEYKVKIVALRCAGFNNVDLQAAKELGIKVVRVPAYSPEAVAEHTVGLMMTLNRKIHRAYQRTRDANFSLEGLTGFNMYGRTAGVIGTGKIGLAVIRILKGFGMNILAYDPFKNPQAEELGAKYVELDELYQKSHVITLHCPATPESYHMLNAESFAKMRRGVMIINTSRGTLIDTQEALTALKQQKIGALGLDVYENEQALFFEDKSNDIIQDDLFRRISSCHNVLLTGHQAFLTEEALVNISDVTLTNIATLLQGKECPNIVLPN; encoded by the coding sequence ATGAAAATTGCGATATTTGGGACCAAAAATTATGATCGTAAATACTTAGAGCTAATTAATAGTAAATTTGGCTTTGAGTTAAAATTCTTCGATTTTATGTTGAATGTACAAACTGTCAAAATGGTAGAAGGCTGTGATGCTGTTTGTATTTTTGTTAATGATGATGGTAGTCGTAAAGTATTAGAAAAATTAGCAGAATACAAGGTCAAAATAGTAGCTTTGCGTTGTGCAGGCTTTAATAATGTTGATCTTCAAGCAGCGAAAGAATTAGGCATTAAAGTCGTTCGAGTACCTGCTTATTCACCAGAAGCGGTCGCAGAGCATACTGTCGGATTAATGATGACGTTAAACCGTAAAATTCATCGAGCTTATCAACGTACTCGAGATGCTAACTTTTCATTAGAGGGGTTAACGGGGTTTAATATGTACGGACGTACTGCGGGTGTAATCGGGACAGGAAAAATTGGCTTAGCCGTCATTCGCATTTTAAAAGGCTTTGGAATGAACATCTTAGCTTATGATCCTTTTAAAAACCCACAGGCAGAAGAGCTAGGTGCAAAATATGTGGAGCTTGATGAGTTGTATCAAAAATCTCACGTAATTACATTACACTGTCCAGCTACCCCTGAAAGTTATCATATGCTAAACGCCGAAAGTTTTGCAAAGATGCGTAGAGGGGTGATGATTATTAATACTAGCAGAGGCACGTTGATTGATACACAAGAAGCATTAACAGCATTAAAACAACAAAAAATTGGTGCATTAGGCTTGGATGTGTATGAAAATGAACAAGCTCTCTTTTTTGAAGATAAATCAAATGATATTATTCAAGATGATTTATTCCGTAGAATATCATCTTGTCATAATGTGTTATTAACAGGACATCAAGCCTTTTTGACAGAGGAAGCCTTGGTTAATATATCTGATGTGACTTTAACCAATATTGCAACTTTATTACAAGGTAAAGAATGTCCTAATATCGTATTACCCAATTAA
- the ispG gene encoding flavodoxin-dependent (E)-4-hydroxy-3-methylbut-2-enyl-diphosphate synthase yields the protein MLKQPSIKRRESLKIYVGDVPVGGDAPISVQSMTNTRTTDVEATVAQIKDLERVGADIVRVSVPTMNAAEAFKVIKQQVKVPLVADIHFDYRIALKVAEYGVDCLRINPGNIGSEERIRAVVDCARDKNIPIRIGVNAGSLERDLQEKYGEPTPQALLESALRHVDILDRLNFEQFKVSVKASDVFLAVESYRLLAQQIKQPLHLGITEAGGARAGSVKSAIGLGLLLAEGIGDTLRISLAADPVEEIKVGFDILKSLRIRSRGINFIACPTCSRQEIDVIATVNELEQRLEDIITPMDVSIIGCVVNGPGEALISDLGVTGSSKMSGYYLDGVRQKERFDNALLIDQLEAKIRAKISMQDASKRIAIEQL from the coding sequence ATGTTAAAACAACCTTCAATTAAACGTCGTGAATCATTAAAAATTTATGTGGGAGATGTCCCTGTCGGAGGCGATGCACCAATTTCAGTGCAATCAATGACAAATACACGAACAACGGATGTGGAAGCAACCGTTGCTCAGATTAAAGATCTTGAGCGAGTAGGTGCAGACATTGTTCGCGTATCCGTACCAACAATGAATGCTGCAGAGGCATTTAAAGTTATTAAACAGCAAGTAAAAGTGCCATTGGTCGCAGATATCCATTTTGATTATCGTATTGCATTAAAAGTCGCAGAATACGGTGTGGATTGTTTACGTATTAATCCAGGTAACATTGGAAGTGAAGAGCGTATTCGTGCTGTGGTAGATTGTGCAAGAGATAAGAATATTCCTATCCGTATTGGGGTTAACGCAGGATCACTTGAGCGAGATTTACAAGAAAAATATGGTGAACCCACCCCACAAGCTTTATTAGAAAGTGCGTTAAGACACGTTGATATTTTAGACAGGCTTAATTTTGAGCAGTTTAAAGTGAGCGTTAAAGCTTCTGATGTATTTTTAGCTGTAGAATCTTATCGTTTATTAGCACAACAAATTAAACAACCATTACATTTGGGTATAACTGAAGCTGGTGGAGCAAGAGCGGGATCAGTAAAATCAGCGATTGGACTAGGATTACTTCTTGCAGAAGGTATTGGTGATACATTACGTATTTCATTAGCAGCAGATCCTGTCGAAGAAATCAAAGTCGGTTTTGATATCTTAAAATCCTTAAGAATTCGTTCTCGTGGTATTAATTTTATTGCTTGTCCTACTTGCTCTCGTCAAGAAATTGATGTGATTGCCACAGTAAATGAATTAGAACAACGTTTGGAAGATATTATTACTCCGATGGATGTTTCCATAATAGGTTGCGTGGTTAATGGACCAGGGGAAGCACTGATTTCAGATTTAGGTGTGACAGGATCAAGTAAAATGAGTGGTTATTATCTTGATGGTGTTCGTCAAAAAGAGCGTTTTGATAATGCTTTACTTATTGATCAATTAGAAGCGAAAATCCGTGCCAAAATTAGTATGCAAGATGCAAGTAAACGAATTGCCATAGAGCAATTATAA